TACTGGTTGCGGGGGCAACCAGGTTTGGTCGGCGGTGCCGACGTCCCTGGGGAGGGCAGGTAGCGCATGAGTCGTCGCTCTGCTGGTTTGGTCGGCGTCTGGGCCGAGATGCAGCGTCAGCAACAGCGCCAGATGGAAGCCGAGGCGAGACAGCGCAGAGAGGAAGCCCGGCAGGCGCGGGCTTACCAGCGGCTCGCTGCTCAGGGTCATCGGGAGTTCCGGCAGGCGGAGGCCCGGCGGCGTACGGAGGAGATCGAAGCCCAGGTCGCGTCCTTACAGGGACTGCTGGTCGCCGGTTGCCAGGCCTCGGTCTTCAGAGCGTCGTCCTTGATGCGCTCTGAAGAGATTGCGCCGTTCGATCCAGGGCCACTCGCGTGGCCTGTGCGTATGCCGGATCAGAGCCAGTACCAGGCGCAGGGGGGTTGGACCGCGAGTCGGCGCGCACAAGCTCAAGCCGAGGCGCGGGCTCATTTCGAACGCGACTTGCACGCTGCTCAGGCTGCCGAAGCACAGCGGCAGCAGCAGTTGGCGGCTGCACAGCGGGAGTATCAGCAGGGGGCTGATGCCCAACGGTCGGAGGTACGTCGGCATAACGCCGGCGTTGTCGAGGTGACCGCGGGGGTGAGGCGAGGCGAGCCGGACTCCGTGATCGAGTACTTCTCGGCCGCGCTCTACTCGTCGACTGCCTGGCTTGAAGGGTTTCCCCGGCAGGTTGCCGCAGCTTTTGATCCAGCGGCCCGGCAACTCGTCCTGGACTGGGAGATGCCTCCCTACGACGTCGTGCCTGAGGCGAAGTCGGTGAGGTACGTCCCCTCTCAGGACCAGGACAAGGAGACCGCTCGTCCTGCGACCCAGCGTCGGGCGCTGTACCGGGAGGTGCTGGCGCAGAGCGCGCTGCTGGTGCTGCATCAGCTGTTCGCTGCGGATGAGTACGGCATCCTCGACTCGGTCGCGTTGAACGGCTTCGTGGACGCGCCGGACCCGGCGACGGGACGGCAGTCGCACATTTTTCTGGCGACCGTGATGGCTGGACGGTCGGGCTTCACTGAGCTGCATCTGGAGCAGGTGGATCCCGTCAGTTGTCTGACCGACGCTTTGCGCGGACAGCTTGCCGCTCGCCCCGATCAGCTCACCCCCGTGCGGCCGAGCCGTCAGCCTCAGGACGTCGGCAATCACGTCGTCACCCATGGTGGGGATGAGGAGCCGGATCTGTATGACATGGATCCGATTGCCTTCGAGTCTCTGGTCGCGGAGCTGTTCCGTGCGATGGGGATGCAGGCGGTGACGACTCAGCGCTCGAACGACGGGGGCGTTGATGTAGACGCGCTGGACCCGACTCCCATCCGCGGCGGCAAGATCGTCGTACAGGTGAAGCGCTACCGAGCGACGGTGCCGCCTACTGCCGTCCGTGACCTGTACGGCACCGTCCAGGACCGCGGCGCCAACAAAGGCGTCCTGGTGACCACCTCGGCATACGGGCCCGGCTCGCACACCTTCGCCCGGGGTAAGCCCCTGGAGCTCATCTCGGGCAGTGAGCTTGTCGATCTGCTACACAGGCACGGCCTTCGTGGCCGTCTGGGGGAGGGCGGGAGAGCGGCCCCAACGCAGACGACGCCTGCCGGGCCTGCAAACCCGACTGACGACTACAACGTGTTGGGCATGACGTGGTCGGGGAACGTCGCATTGGACGTGTGCGCACTCGTATGTCGCGGCAGCCGGGTCCTGAGCGAAGAGCACTTCGTGTTCTTCAACAACCCGCAGACTCCCGATGGGTCGGTGCGAGCAGTGCCGGCACAGGCGCCGGACAAGGCGGCGATTCGTGTCTCCTTTGACGGACTCCCGCAGGAGGCTGACCGGTTGGTGCTAGTGGCTGCCGTTGATCCAGTGGTGAACCCGGACGCGGACCTGTCAGGCTTCACCGACGCCTGTATCCGGCTGCTGGACCCGGCAAGGGCGGAGGTCGGCCAGCTTGAAGTCTCGGACGGCCGCTTTGGGGAAACGGCGTTGGTACTGGGCTCCTTCAGGCACAGGCCAAATGGTGACTGGGACTTCGTCCTTGGCGGCAAGGGCTACCCACGGGGTCTTGAACAGCTCCTTCAGGACTACGGCATCGAAGTGGAGTAGCAGCGTCACGACCTGTGTAGTTCCGAGCGTGCCCGCAGATGGACACGCAGATCCAGATCGGCCCTACGGGCAAGAAGCTGCTGCCGCTGACGGTGAAGAACGCGGCGCCGGCGCCGAGCGGGCACTCGCACTGAGGTGAGTGAGGCAGGCGGTCGGGCGGGTGGTTGAGGCGCTGGCGGGGCGAGTGAGACGTGGTGACGGTCGCACTGTCTGCGGCCGGCGTCTCGCCCCTCGCCCGTCGTGCTGATGGGCCGGGCGGTTCCAAGGCTCAGACAGCCCTCATCGCGCGAGCCTCAAGGTCATGCGTTCAGGTGGCCGCAAGTGGGCGCGATCTCGGCGACGTAGGCCAGAAGACACATGCGGGCAGGCGAGGGCCTTGGCGAATGACCGCAGGTCACAGAGGCCTCGGGGCCGGTCTGGTCGGCGCGTGGGTGCGGACGGGCGACGTGCGAGAAAGCTCGGCCTACGCGAGTTCCTCTTCGTTGTACTCCGCGTCGACCTTGAAGGAACGGCCGCCGCGAGAGCGAGCGTCGCACTCACAGCGCCAGTGCCAGAGCGTCCGAGTGCTCGGACCGTCCACGGAGGACGCATCTTCGGATCTTCATGCGCGGCACCGCAGCGTCATTCGCGTTCCAGATCCTGCGGGGAACGACGGGGAACAGCGGGGACGCGTCACCAGTGCGACCGAGGCTCCAACGCCACCTGGCCACGGGTCAACGCGACAATCGCCACCAAAAGACCCGAGTTTCCCAAGCTGCGATCAGCGGGCCGACCCCGCGAGGCGTGGGGGCCCGAGTTGTAGAAGTTGTTGCCCAGCTTGCGGCAGGCTGGCGTAGGGGCACTTCACGGCGGCCCAGTCCTGGTCGCCCCATCCACGAACCCATGGGGCCACCTGGGAACCGTCGATGTGCAGCGTTCCATCGGTCATGATGCGTCCCACCGTGTTGCGGGGGTCGTTGAGCGCAACCGTGCACTTCGCGATGGTTCCGTTGGCGCGAATCACCAGAGAGTTCGGGCGTGCGGCATAGCAGGCCGCCTCTCTCCGGGCACCTCCGCGTGCAGCGTCTCCGGTGCGCAAGAGAGCCCCTAGTTCTCTCTGTGCTTGTGCCCGGGTTTCGTGCGCGAGGACTTCGATCTCCTCGTCGTTGGGTCCGCCCATCCGTTCGATGGCCTTGAGGTGCACGGAAAACCGGGAGTCACAGAGGAAGGTGTCACGCACTTCCGGGGCGAACTCTCGCATCTGGGAAATGTTCGAGGGGGTCAAATGAAGACGTAGGAGAACTCGAATATCCAAGTCGCTGCGCCGAAGGGAAATCAAATTCTGCCAGATGCGTCGAAAAGATCCGCCGCCATCGGCCCTCAGTCGAGTGGTGTCGTGAAATGCCTGTGGGCCGTCTAGAGAGATCTGGTAGGAGTTGACGCCAAGACGCGCCAGGCTTTCTGCTCTGGCAACGTCGAGGAGATAACCATTGGTGGTCATGTCCGCCGAATAGCGCACCCCTGGCCTGGCGCCAACCTCATCCACGATGAACGAGGAGATC
The DNA window shown above is from Streptomyces chartreusis and carries:
- a CDS encoding restriction endonuclease, which produces MSRRSAGLVGVWAEMQRQQQRQMEAEARQRREEARQARAYQRLAAQGHREFRQAEARRRTEEIEAQVASLQGLLVAGCQASVFRASSLMRSEEIAPFDPGPLAWPVRMPDQSQYQAQGGWTASRRAQAQAEARAHFERDLHAAQAAEAQRQQQLAAAQREYQQGADAQRSEVRRHNAGVVEVTAGVRRGEPDSVIEYFSAALYSSTAWLEGFPRQVAAAFDPAARQLVLDWEMPPYDVVPEAKSVRYVPSQDQDKETARPATQRRALYREVLAQSALLVLHQLFAADEYGILDSVALNGFVDAPDPATGRQSHIFLATVMAGRSGFTELHLEQVDPVSCLTDALRGQLAARPDQLTPVRPSRQPQDVGNHVVTHGGDEEPDLYDMDPIAFESLVAELFRAMGMQAVTTQRSNDGGVDVDALDPTPIRGGKIVVQVKRYRATVPPTAVRDLYGTVQDRGANKGVLVTTSAYGPGSHTFARGKPLELISGSELVDLLHRHGLRGRLGEGGRAAPTQTTPAGPANPTDDYNVLGMTWSGNVALDVCALVCRGSRVLSEEHFVFFNNPQTPDGSVRAVPAQAPDKAAIRVSFDGLPQEADRLVLVAAVDPVVNPDADLSGFTDACIRLLDPARAEVGQLEVSDGRFGETALVLGSFRHRPNGDWDFVLGGKGYPRGLEQLLQDYGIEVE
- a CDS encoding radical SAM protein, coding for MSQNAAPVADRDDVFEEELVAALADETLHLIVLPTEQCNFRCTYCYEDFEIGRMTPDTVQSVKRLVGRRLDSLQQLNLSWFGGEPLLARTVVEEISSFIVDEVGARPGVRYSADMTTNGYLLDVARAESLARLGVNSYQISLDGPQAFHDTTRLRADGGGSFRRIWQNLISLRRSDLDIRVLLRLHLTPSNISQMREFAPEVRDTFLCDSRFSVHLKAIERMGGPNDEEIEVLAHETRAQAQRELGALLRTGDAARGGARREAACYAARPNSLVIRANGTIAKCTVALNDPRNTVGRIMTDGTLHIDGSQVAPWVRGWGDQDWAAVKCPYASLPQAGQQLLQLGPPRLAGSAR